One segment of Streptosporangium brasiliense DNA contains the following:
- a CDS encoding MFS transporter, with protein sequence MTPLAPARASQNARRRTAAPKLILATTFMGIFLLNLDAMAMNVALPGIGRAFGGSTAGLQWIVDAYTLMFAALLLSAGTLSDRIGASRAFGAGVAVFTVASAACALAPGLGELIAARLIQGSAAAIMLPSSLALVRRAFPDAAERARAIALWTAGGAVAVAAGPVVGGVLSSTLSWRAIFVVNLPVGAAVLAVLTRVERSPRRATPLDPYGQLTAVVALAALTFAVIDGGENGFGEPVVLGCLGLAAVATAAFIMIEARTAAPMVPLDLFRSRTVTVSVAIGSVVNAAFYGLVFALSLFFQDVLNLSVMAAGLMFLPMMAVIAGANLASARAAARFGPRMPIAVGQAICVLAMFCLLWMDEGTSRPVIAVMLVPLGLGLGSVVPSLTAVLLNDIAADRAGMAAGILNSFRQTGGALAVAVLGALVADRGEFIVGLRVALCVAVVMLVATTAAALMLPRDRS encoded by the coding sequence ATGACCCCTCTTGCACCGGCCCGCGCGTCACAGAATGCCCGGCGACGCACGGCCGCACCGAAGCTGATCCTGGCGACCACGTTCATGGGCATCTTCCTGCTCAACCTCGACGCCATGGCGATGAACGTGGCGCTGCCCGGGATCGGGCGGGCCTTCGGCGGCAGCACGGCGGGACTGCAATGGATCGTGGACGCCTACACGCTGATGTTCGCCGCGCTCCTGCTCTCCGCGGGCACGCTCTCCGACCGCATCGGGGCGAGCCGCGCGTTCGGCGCCGGCGTCGCGGTCTTCACGGTCGCCTCGGCGGCCTGCGCACTGGCGCCGGGGCTGGGCGAGCTGATCGCCGCCCGCCTGATCCAGGGGAGCGCGGCGGCGATCATGCTGCCCTCCTCGCTGGCCCTCGTCCGGCGGGCCTTCCCGGACGCGGCCGAACGGGCACGGGCCATCGCGCTGTGGACCGCCGGCGGAGCCGTCGCGGTTGCCGCCGGCCCGGTGGTCGGCGGGGTGCTGTCCAGCACCCTGAGCTGGCGGGCGATCTTCGTCGTCAACCTGCCCGTCGGCGCCGCCGTCCTCGCGGTGTTGACCCGCGTGGAGCGCTCGCCGCGCCGTGCCACGCCGCTCGATCCGTACGGCCAGCTCACGGCGGTCGTCGCGCTCGCGGCGCTCACCTTCGCGGTGATCGACGGAGGGGAGAACGGCTTCGGCGAGCCCGTGGTGCTGGGCTGCCTGGGGCTCGCCGCGGTGGCGACGGCCGCGTTCATCATGATCGAGGCGCGTACCGCCGCGCCGATGGTCCCGCTCGACCTCTTCCGTTCGCGCACGGTGACGGTTTCGGTCGCGATCGGGTCCGTCGTCAATGCCGCGTTCTACGGGCTGGTGTTCGCGCTGAGCCTGTTCTTCCAGGACGTTCTGAACCTGTCCGTCATGGCCGCGGGGCTGATGTTCCTGCCGATGATGGCCGTGATCGCCGGAGCCAACCTGGCCTCGGCCAGGGCCGCGGCACGCTTCGGGCCGCGGATGCCGATCGCCGTGGGACAGGCGATCTGCGTGCTGGCGATGTTCTGCCTGCTCTGGATGGACGAGGGGACCAGCAGACCGGTGATCGCGGTGATGCTCGTCCCGCTCGGCCTCGGCCTGGGTTCCGTCGTACCTTCCCTGACCGCCGTCCTGCTGAACGACATCGCCGCGGACCGGGCCGGAATGGCCGCCGGGATCCTGAACTCCTTCCGGCAGACGGGCGGCGCGCTCGCCGTGGCCGTCCTCGGAGCCTTGGTCGCGGACCGGGGTGAGTTCATCGTGGGTCTGCGGGTCGCCCTGTGCGTCGCGGTTGTGATGTTGGTAGCCACCACGGCCGCGGCCCTCATGCTGCCGCGCGACCGTAGCTGA
- a CDS encoding LysR family transcriptional regulator, giving the protein MARDLETALLRSFVTAVRAGSISRAAAALGRTQPALSQQLRKLERAVGSPLLHRAPSGVSPTRVGEELLPYAERILALSAQALTETGRALTGHCGVGLLEDLAASRLPQALADLARLHPDATLEVLSLSNAAMREACDTGRVQLVLDEVPDLPWPPRWTVRLPLVWAVGQGVATDADPLPVVLFSNTCAWRTSVLEAMEGTGRRWRVAFESNSLAGVLAALRAGLGVAALLPANLEPAMACHDAAALPALPDVELGLARHPGTEGDALIDAVETALRRMI; this is encoded by the coding sequence ATGGCACGTGATCTCGAGACCGCACTGCTGCGGTCGTTCGTCACCGCCGTGCGAGCGGGCAGCATCAGCCGTGCGGCGGCGGCGCTCGGCCGCACCCAGCCCGCGCTCAGCCAGCAGTTGCGCAAGCTCGAGAGGGCCGTCGGCAGTCCGCTGCTGCACCGGGCGCCGTCCGGCGTCTCGCCGACCCGGGTGGGCGAGGAACTACTGCCCTACGCCGAGCGCATTCTCGCGCTGTCGGCACAGGCACTCACCGAAACAGGACGTGCGCTCACCGGGCATTGCGGGGTGGGACTCCTCGAAGATCTCGCCGCTTCCCGCCTTCCTCAGGCACTCGCCGACCTCGCACGGCTGCACCCCGACGCGACGCTGGAGGTGCTCAGCCTTTCCAACGCGGCGATGCGGGAGGCCTGCGACACGGGCCGTGTCCAACTCGTGCTCGACGAGGTCCCGGATCTTCCCTGGCCGCCGCGCTGGACGGTGCGCCTGCCGCTGGTCTGGGCGGTCGGGCAGGGTGTCGCCACCGACGCCGATCCGCTGCCGGTGGTGCTGTTCTCGAACACGTGCGCCTGGCGGACGTCGGTGCTGGAGGCGATGGAAGGCACAGGGCGCCGCTGGCGGGTGGCGTTCGAAAGCAACAGTCTCGCCGGAGTGCTCGCCGCGCTACGGGCCGGGCTCGGAGTCGCGGCGCTCCTGCCCGCCAACCTCGAGCCGGCCATGGCCTGCCACGACGCGGCCGCGTTGCCTGCTCTGCCGGACGTCGAACTCGGCCTTGCCCGCCACCCCGGTACCGAAGGTGATGCGCTCATCGACGCCGTGGAGACCGCCCTGCGGCGGATGATCTGA
- a CDS encoding MFS transporter gives MIKFRQVLAVPGMTPLLGISLLARTAITADAMVLTMYVVVALDMSYAAAGAVVAALTAGVALGGPLLGRMIDRRGLRTVLLATVVPQLVFWLTVPALPYVILLGASFAAGLLMVPVQSVTRQAIAAMTTAGQRRAAFALDSVAGELSYMVGPAVVILCAAKVSPGVVAWGVGAAIVVGGAGIALLDPPLRAEDEADGEAAGRPRRREWLGARMVAVLVMGFGVAMLLSGVDLAIVATLQEAGQVSWAAVVVAVFGVTSVVGGLVYGALPRPMPTWLLLGLLGLVTIPAGLAHDWPWLCVAVIGAGLLTAPTLSTVSDAVSRLTPAGVRGEATGLQSSAASAGFALGSPVVGMAIDVSTPTGGFAAAGLAGLLAALTGYLLSRRSPAAVPSPITWVDRPCPSIRRCIND, from the coding sequence GTGATCAAGTTTCGACAGGTGCTCGCGGTGCCGGGGATGACGCCACTGCTGGGCATTTCGCTGCTCGCCCGTACCGCGATCACGGCGGACGCGATGGTGTTGACGATGTACGTCGTCGTTGCCCTCGACATGAGTTACGCGGCGGCGGGAGCCGTGGTGGCGGCGCTCACCGCCGGTGTCGCGCTGGGCGGGCCGCTGCTGGGCCGGATGATCGACCGGCGGGGCCTGCGTACTGTGCTGCTAGCCACGGTTGTGCCGCAGCTCGTGTTCTGGCTGACCGTCCCTGCGCTGCCGTACGTGATCTTGCTGGGCGCCTCCTTCGCCGCCGGTCTGCTGATGGTGCCGGTCCAATCGGTCACCAGGCAGGCGATCGCCGCGATGACGACGGCGGGGCAGCGGCGGGCGGCGTTCGCGCTGGACTCGGTGGCGGGCGAGCTGTCGTACATGGTGGGGCCGGCGGTGGTGATCCTGTGTGCGGCGAAGGTGTCCCCCGGCGTGGTGGCATGGGGAGTGGGCGCCGCGATCGTCGTCGGCGGGGCGGGGATCGCCCTGCTCGACCCGCCGCTGCGGGCCGAGGACGAGGCGGACGGCGAGGCAGCGGGTCGGCCCCGGCGCCGGGAGTGGCTGGGCGCGCGCATGGTCGCTGTCCTGGTGATGGGGTTCGGCGTCGCGATGCTGCTCAGCGGCGTCGACCTGGCCATCGTCGCCACTCTTCAAGAAGCCGGCCAGGTCTCCTGGGCGGCCGTGGTCGTCGCCGTGTTCGGGGTGACGTCCGTCGTGGGCGGTCTGGTGTACGGAGCGCTGCCCCGGCCGATGCCCACCTGGCTGCTGCTCGGCCTGCTCGGGCTGGTGACGATTCCGGCCGGACTCGCCCATGACTGGCCTTGGCTGTGTGTGGCCGTCATCGGTGCCGGGCTGCTCACCGCACCGACCCTTTCCACGGTCTCCGACGCGGTGAGCCGGCTGACGCCGGCCGGTGTGCGCGGTGAGGCGACCGGCCTGCAGTCCTCGGCGGCGAGCGCGGGGTTCGCGCTCGGCTCCCCGGTCGTGGGAATGGCGATCGACGTGTCCACGCCGACGGGCGGCTTCGCGGCGGCCGGCCTGGCCGGCCTGCTCGCCGCACTGACGGGATACCTGCTCTCGCGCCGGTCACCCGCCGCCGTGCCGTCCCCGATCACCTGGGTGGACAGGCCGTGCCCATCCATCAGGCGATGCATCAACGATTGA
- a CDS encoding erythromycin esterase family protein yields MDIKDTARPLDGAGVSAFLRSLPARPLLLGLGEARHFVGELGELRNEIFRHLVEHEGYRSFAIESDCLMGLVVDDYITTGAGTLDDVMERGFSHGFGASPANRELVRWMRAYNEEHDEKLRFFGFDGPLEYWAASPRQALTALHALLDGPLPHTVVTRETLDTLLGPDDRWADEATAMDPSRSIGQSADAQRLRVIADDLVALFDTQAPQLSAEDRERAALYGRTATGLLRYHHWMADASPARWTRLSALRDAMMAANLRAVAEHGPALVFASNLHLQRNKTLMAFGDQRLEWWSAGAITATHLGDRYAFLASAFGTAGDDTPPPDTVEGILSTLPWDQSLIDARRLAEAVTEPTPRVSHDFAYFPLDPAQLDMIDGVVFLKQAVRLG; encoded by the coding sequence ATGGATATCAAGGACACAGCCCGTCCGCTCGATGGGGCGGGCGTCTCGGCGTTCCTCCGGTCGCTGCCCGCCAGGCCCCTGCTGCTCGGCCTGGGCGAGGCCAGGCACTTCGTGGGAGAGCTGGGCGAGTTGCGCAACGAGATCTTCCGTCATCTGGTCGAGCACGAGGGCTACCGGTCGTTCGCCATCGAGAGCGACTGTCTCATGGGCCTCGTGGTGGACGACTACATCACGACGGGCGCGGGCACGCTCGATGACGTCATGGAACGCGGCTTCAGCCACGGCTTCGGCGCCTCACCGGCCAACCGTGAGCTCGTGCGCTGGATGCGGGCGTACAACGAGGAGCATGACGAAAAGCTCCGGTTCTTCGGCTTCGACGGCCCTCTGGAGTATTGGGCGGCGAGCCCACGCCAGGCGCTCACCGCCCTCCACGCCCTCCTCGACGGCCCCCTCCCCCACACTGTGGTGACCAGGGAAACCCTCGACACGCTGCTGGGCCCGGACGACCGGTGGGCGGACGAGGCCACGGCCATGGATCCGTCCCGGTCGATCGGCCAGTCCGCCGACGCCCAGCGGCTGCGGGTGATCGCCGACGACCTGGTGGCACTGTTCGACACGCAGGCGCCGCAGCTGAGCGCGGAGGACAGGGAGCGGGCGGCACTGTACGGGCGCACCGCCACCGGCCTGCTCCGCTACCACCACTGGATGGCCGACGCGTCCCCGGCGCGGTGGACCCGGCTGTCGGCCCTGCGGGACGCGATGATGGCCGCCAACCTGCGTGCCGTCGCCGAGCACGGCCCGGCCCTGGTCTTCGCCAGCAACCTCCACCTGCAGCGGAACAAGACCTTGATGGCGTTCGGCGACCAGCGGCTGGAGTGGTGGAGCGCGGGGGCGATCACCGCGACCCACCTGGGCGACCGGTACGCCTTCCTGGCCTCGGCCTTCGGCACGGCCGGCGACGACACCCCTCCCCCGGACACCGTCGAGGGCATCCTGTCCACGCTCCCGTGGGACCAATCTCTCATCGACGCCCGCCGCCTGGCCGAGGCCGTCACGGAGCCCACCCCGCGCGTCTCCCACGATTTCGCCTATTTCCCGCTGGACCCGGCCCAGCTCGACATGATCGACGGCGTCGTCTTCCTCAAGCAGGCTGTCAGGCTGGGGTGA
- a CDS encoding SGNH/GDSL hydrolase family protein, translating into MNYTPNWSEQGFARQTIRQVVRVSAGGVAARIRLSNIYGTVPLKVAGATVARTAGGAAVRRGSLRHLTVNRARTFTVPAGTEITSDAVPLPLDALDSVTVTLYLAEPTGPATYHAQATATSYRSAGDHRADIGGTAFTETSQSWYYLSGVDVIGGARRQGVVAFGDSLTDGYGSSADSDNRYPDELAERLAAAGRPRAVLNQGISGNRVTVDSVWLGDKGTSRFRRDVLGQPGVGTVIILEGINDIGMSEAPSPIGAPPTDVSARQIIAGHRDLIRQARAKGLRVIGATLPPMKGSRYYSERSETKRDEVNTWIRTSGEYDAVVDLDRTLAAPSDGDQLNPAYDSGDHLHLNDIGYRATAHAVDLADLR; encoded by the coding sequence GTGAACTACACCCCGAACTGGTCGGAGCAGGGCTTCGCCCGTCAGACGATCCGCCAGGTGGTCCGGGTCAGTGCCGGTGGCGTGGCGGCCCGGATCCGCCTGTCCAACATCTACGGCACCGTCCCGTTGAAGGTTGCCGGGGCCACCGTCGCCCGCACCGCGGGTGGCGCCGCCGTCCGGCGCGGGTCGCTCCGGCATCTCACCGTCAACCGGGCGCGGACCTTCACCGTACCGGCCGGCACCGAGATCACCAGCGATGCGGTACCGCTGCCGCTGGACGCCCTGGACTCGGTCACGGTCACGCTCTACCTCGCTGAACCGACCGGTCCGGCGACCTATCACGCTCAGGCCACGGCGACCAGCTACCGGTCCGCCGGCGACCACCGGGCAGACATCGGCGGCACGGCGTTCACCGAGACCTCCCAGTCCTGGTACTACCTGAGCGGAGTCGATGTCATCGGCGGCGCGCGGCGCCAGGGCGTGGTCGCCTTCGGTGATTCCCTCACCGACGGCTACGGCTCCAGCGCGGACTCCGACAACCGCTACCCCGACGAACTGGCCGAGCGCCTGGCCGCCGCCGGTCGGCCTCGCGCCGTACTCAACCAGGGCATCAGCGGAAATCGGGTGACGGTCGACTCCGTCTGGCTCGGCGACAAGGGCACCTCCCGCTTCCGGCGCGACGTCCTCGGCCAGCCCGGCGTGGGCACGGTCATCATTCTGGAGGGCATCAACGACATCGGCATGAGCGAGGCCCCCTCCCCGATCGGCGCGCCACCCACCGACGTCTCCGCCCGGCAGATCATCGCCGGGCACCGCGACCTGATCCGGCAGGCCCGCGCCAAGGGGCTGCGGGTCATCGGCGCCACCCTGCCGCCGATGAAGGGATCGCGGTATTACAGCGAGCGCAGCGAGACCAAGCGGGATGAGGTCAACACCTGGATCCGCACCTCGGGCGAGTACGACGCGGTGGTCGATCTCGACCGCACCCTGGCCGCACCCTCCGACGGGGACCAGCTCAACCCCGCCTACGACTCGGGTGACCACCTGCACCTCAACGACATCGGTTATCGCGCGACGGCTCACGCCGTCGACCTCGCCGACCTCCGCTGA
- a CDS encoding DUF1772 domain-containing protein, with product MAIASSLVLAVMTHAVPRLLAAGAAALAVTSFLVTRFGNVPVNGQIKQWAVTSASADHATILQRWEAFHFLRTTTAFVAFLLIVLLVTVGDRLRKPGTAE from the coding sequence ATGGCGATAGCCAGTTCACTCGTGCTCGCCGTCATGACACACGCCGTCCCACGGCTCCTCGCTGCGGGCGCGGCCGCCCTGGCCGTGACCTCGTTCCTGGTCACCCGGTTCGGCAACGTTCCCGTCAACGGCCAGATCAAGCAGTGGGCCGTCACCTCGGCCTCAGCCGATCACGCGACGATCCTGCAACGGTGGGAGGCGTTCCACTTCTTGCGGACCACCACCGCGTTCGTCGCGTTCCTCCTCATCGTCCTGCTCGTCACCGTCGGCGACCGGCTCAGGAAGCCCGGCACCGCTGAATGA
- a CDS encoding TetR family transcriptional regulator, with the protein MAEIGLRERKKARTRETILREAFRLFRERGYNATTVEQIAEAAEVSPATFFRYFPTKEDLVTLDRFPPLIEALASQPPGAPVTVLRGAFRAAFAALSAEEIAAGHAREVFAATVPELLVANLRRSPGLISEVCAILADRAGCAGDDPRIRNAVGAAFGVVAMVWAQWAQNSGLDGPAEIDKALAHLESGLSL; encoded by the coding sequence GTGGCTGAGATCGGACTACGCGAGCGCAAGAAGGCCAGGACCAGGGAAACGATCCTGCGTGAAGCGTTCAGGCTCTTCCGCGAGCGTGGCTACAACGCCACCACCGTCGAGCAGATAGCCGAAGCGGCCGAGGTCTCCCCGGCCACCTTCTTCCGCTACTTCCCGACGAAGGAAGACCTGGTCACACTCGACCGCTTCCCGCCTCTCATCGAGGCACTGGCCTCCCAGCCGCCAGGCGCCCCGGTCACCGTGCTACGCGGCGCGTTCCGTGCGGCATTCGCCGCCCTGTCCGCCGAGGAGATCGCCGCAGGGCACGCGCGGGAAGTGTTCGCGGCTACCGTGCCCGAGCTGCTGGTCGCCAACCTGCGTAGAAGTCCGGGCCTGATCAGCGAGGTCTGCGCCATCCTGGCGGACAGGGCCGGATGCGCCGGGGACGACCCACGGATCCGGAACGCAGTCGGCGCCGCCTTCGGCGTGGTGGCCATGGTCTGGGCGCAGTGGGCACAGAATTCCGGCCTGGACGGTCCGGCCGAGATCGACAAGGCACTGGCGCACCTGGAGTCGGGCTTGAGCCTGTAG
- a CDS encoding VOC family protein: MGHDINGLHHVGHIVQDMDQAMERYRRLGFTVTAPAYPVMPTTPGGPVEPFGVANAHVHFPRGFVELVAVIGDTGRMPGDARPIPLQVPEDKVPGLRAAIRATAANITSFLQRFQGVHIMIADTPDIDRVAARLTADGVSHGGVHDIQRPVETATGTRMEPARYLEVSDPDLPPGRVPEGRIGFAENTPAEAPQDRRHTDHPNGSTGLVECVLCVADTALPELERRYGSYFGRARHGRVTRFDRANVTVVAASALADLLPGERPAVLPAFVAYAVAVRDLSATEKLLRSNGIPVTRTGPEEMSVPTSAALGVAIIFRQDG, encoded by the coding sequence ATGGGCCATGACATCAACGGCCTGCACCACGTCGGCCACATCGTGCAGGACATGGACCAGGCGATGGAGCGGTACCGGCGGCTCGGCTTCACCGTGACCGCCCCCGCCTATCCCGTCATGCCAACCACACCGGGAGGCCCTGTGGAGCCGTTCGGAGTGGCCAACGCCCATGTGCACTTCCCACGCGGTTTCGTCGAACTGGTGGCCGTCATCGGTGACACCGGCCGCATGCCCGGCGACGCGCGCCCGATCCCGTTGCAGGTACCCGAGGACAAGGTGCCGGGGTTGAGGGCCGCCATCCGCGCCACCGCAGCCAACATCACGTCCTTTCTGCAGCGCTTCCAGGGCGTGCACATCATGATCGCCGATACGCCCGACATCGACCGCGTGGCCGCGCGGCTGACGGCCGATGGCGTCAGCCACGGTGGCGTGCACGACATCCAGCGGCCCGTCGAGACCGCCACGGGGACCAGGATGGAGCCTGCTCGCTACCTGGAGGTCTCCGATCCCGATCTGCCACCAGGACGCGTGCCGGAAGGCAGGATCGGGTTCGCCGAGAACACGCCGGCCGAGGCGCCCCAGGACCGGCGGCACACCGACCATCCCAACGGCTCGACCGGGCTGGTCGAATGCGTGCTGTGCGTGGCCGACACGGCGCTGCCCGAGCTGGAGCGCCGCTACGGAAGCTACTTCGGCCGGGCGCGACATGGTCGGGTAACGCGTTTCGACCGGGCGAACGTCACCGTCGTGGCCGCATCGGCGCTCGCCGACCTGCTGCCCGGTGAGCGCCCGGCGGTCCTGCCCGCGTTTGTCGCGTACGCGGTAGCCGTACGCGACCTCTCCGCCACTGAGAAGCTCCTGCGCAGCAACGGCATCCCGGTCACCCGGACCGGCCCCGAGGAGATGTCCGTGCCCACCAGCGCCGCGCTGGGTGTCGCGATCATCTTCCGCCAGGACGGCTGA
- a CDS encoding C-terminal binding protein, giving the protein MTRTDARGTIMIADSDFGDVDIERAIVEGAGFELLAAQCKSEDEVIEKGRDVDGVLTQYARVGSRAIDAFTRCRVIARYGTGVDIVDVDAATRRGIQVTNAPNDWCAEEVADHAVALWLAAARKICAYDQATRQGVWRWQSGEPIWRLRGRVFGLLSFGAIAQLIAERARAFGVEVWAHDPFLDESEIRSRQVRPVSFDQLVEGADYLVIQAPLTPGTHHTFDRTTLRRMKPTAILVNTARGPIVEDTAIYQALTEGWIAGAALDDLEEEPAKQRDWRPRNPLFTLPNVIVTPHAAYYSEQAITAVRHIAAEEAVRVLTGQSARSPVNDVTAGSP; this is encoded by the coding sequence GTGACTCGCACTGACGCCAGGGGCACCATCATGATCGCCGACTCCGACTTCGGCGACGTGGACATCGAACGTGCGATCGTCGAGGGCGCCGGATTCGAGCTCCTCGCCGCACAGTGCAAGAGCGAGGACGAGGTGATCGAAAAGGGCCGGGACGTCGATGGCGTGCTGACCCAGTACGCCCGGGTCGGGTCCCGTGCCATCGACGCGTTCACCCGTTGCCGGGTGATCGCTCGCTACGGCACGGGCGTGGACATCGTCGACGTCGACGCCGCGACCCGGCGGGGCATCCAGGTCACGAACGCGCCGAACGACTGGTGCGCCGAGGAGGTCGCCGACCACGCCGTCGCGCTCTGGCTTGCCGCCGCCCGCAAGATCTGCGCATACGACCAGGCGACCCGGCAGGGCGTATGGCGGTGGCAGAGCGGGGAGCCGATCTGGCGGCTGCGGGGACGGGTGTTCGGGCTGCTCTCCTTCGGCGCCATCGCACAGCTCATCGCCGAACGTGCCAGGGCGTTCGGCGTCGAGGTCTGGGCGCACGACCCGTTCCTCGACGAGTCCGAGATCCGATCGCGCCAGGTGCGGCCGGTGTCCTTCGACCAACTCGTGGAAGGCGCCGACTACCTCGTGATCCAGGCGCCGCTCACCCCCGGGACACATCACACCTTCGACCGTACGACGCTCCGCAGGATGAAGCCGACCGCCATCCTCGTCAACACCGCTCGCGGCCCGATCGTGGAGGATACGGCGATCTATCAGGCACTCACCGAGGGATGGATCGCCGGCGCGGCACTGGACGACCTTGAGGAGGAGCCCGCCAAACAGCGCGACTGGCGCCCCCGCAACCCCCTGTTCACGCTGCCCAACGTGATCGTCACCCCCCACGCCGCCTACTACTCCGAGCAGGCCATCACAGCAGTGCGACACATCGCCGCAGAAGAGGCCGTACGGGTCCTGACCGGGCAAAGCGCCCGTAGCCCGGTCAACGACGTGACGGCCGGCTCTCCCTGA
- a CDS encoding IlvD/Edd family dehydratase: MPSTERATGGLRSQAWWDNAGNPEMTALYLERFLNFGLTPAELQSGRPIIGIAQTGSDLVPCNRHHLALADRVRDGIRDGGGIPLEFPVHPLQETGKRPTAALDRNLAYLGLVEVLYGYPLDGVVLTTGCDKTTPACLAAAATVNIPAIVLSGGPMLNGYHKGRRMAASGSGLVIWQSKRLLATGEIDYDEFMARVAASAPSIGHCNTMGTALSMNSLAEALGMSLPDCAAIPAPYRRRAQMAYDTGRRAVDLVREDLTPRKIMTLRAFENAIVVASAIAASTNVPIHVNAIARHVGVPLSIQDWQRVGADIPVLANVAPAGEFLGEDFYRAGGVPAVMRSLLAAGRLHGDAMTVSGRTVAEDLADAPPGDPTVIRPFDEPFAARGGLLIMTGNLFGSAVMKTSVLTDDLRAVSDYRAVVFDGPEDYHARIQDPELGVDEDCILVIRYTGPIGYPGSAEVVNMEIPAELLRRGVTTLPTLGDGRQSGTSDAPSILNASPEAAAGGNLAILRTGDRIRIDLDNARVDVLLPDEEIAARWAHYTPPVLDNQTPWQEIYRATVGQLDSGGCLELALAYQDLVHTKGIPRDSH; the protein is encoded by the coding sequence ATGCCGTCTACGGAGCGCGCCACGGGCGGCCTGCGCAGCCAGGCCTGGTGGGACAACGCGGGCAATCCGGAGATGACGGCTCTGTATCTCGAACGCTTTCTCAACTTCGGGCTGACCCCGGCCGAACTCCAGTCCGGCCGGCCGATCATCGGCATCGCCCAGACGGGTAGCGACCTCGTTCCCTGCAACCGCCACCACCTCGCCCTGGCCGACCGGGTCAGGGACGGGATCCGCGACGGCGGTGGCATACCGCTCGAGTTTCCCGTCCATCCGCTGCAGGAGACCGGTAAACGCCCGACTGCCGCGCTGGATCGCAACCTCGCCTACCTCGGGCTGGTCGAGGTGCTCTACGGATATCCCCTCGACGGAGTCGTTCTGACGACAGGCTGTGACAAGACCACGCCCGCGTGCCTGGCCGCAGCGGCCACGGTGAACATCCCGGCGATCGTCCTGTCCGGAGGGCCGATGCTCAACGGCTATCACAAGGGCCGGCGGATGGCCGCGTCGGGCTCAGGACTGGTGATCTGGCAGTCCAAGCGGCTGCTCGCCACCGGGGAGATCGACTACGACGAATTCATGGCGCGCGTGGCCGCTTCCGCGCCCAGCATCGGTCACTGCAACACGATGGGCACCGCGCTGTCGATGAACAGCCTGGCCGAGGCCCTGGGCATGTCCCTGCCGGACTGCGCGGCGATCCCGGCCCCCTACCGCCGGCGAGCGCAGATGGCCTACGACACAGGCCGTCGAGCGGTGGATCTCGTACGCGAGGACCTCACCCCGCGCAAGATCATGACCTTACGGGCCTTCGAGAACGCGATCGTGGTCGCCTCGGCCATCGCCGCCTCCACCAACGTGCCCATCCACGTCAACGCCATCGCGCGACACGTCGGGGTGCCACTGTCCATCCAGGACTGGCAACGCGTCGGAGCCGACATCCCGGTGCTGGCGAACGTCGCCCCCGCCGGTGAGTTCCTCGGCGAGGACTTCTACCGCGCCGGCGGAGTGCCCGCCGTCATGCGGTCGTTGCTGGCTGCGGGGCGCCTGCACGGCGACGCCATGACCGTCTCCGGCCGTACCGTGGCCGAGGACCTGGCCGATGCCCCGCCCGGCGACCCGACGGTCATCCGTCCCTTCGACGAGCCTTTCGCCGCGCGCGGCGGACTTCTCATCATGACGGGCAACCTGTTCGGCTCCGCGGTCATGAAGACCTCGGTCCTCACCGACGACCTCCGTGCGGTGTCCGACTATCGCGCCGTCGTCTTCGACGGGCCCGAGGACTACCACGCCCGCATCCAAGATCCCGAACTGGGCGTAGACGAGGACTGCATCCTCGTCATCCGCTACACCGGGCCGATCGGCTATCCGGGATCGGCCGAGGTCGTGAACATGGAGATCCCCGCCGAGCTGCTCCGGCGGGGCGTCACCACGTTGCCCACGCTCGGTGACGGCCGCCAGAGCGGCACCTCGGACGCACCGTCCATCCTCAACGCCAGCCCCGAGGCCGCGGCCGGCGGCAATCTCGCCATCCTGCGCACCGGCGACCGCATCCGTATCGACCTGGACAACGCACGCGTCGACGTCCTGCTGCCGGATGAGGAGATCGCCGCGCGGTGGGCCCACTACACACCGCCGGTATTGGACAACCAGACACCGTGGCAGGAGATCTATCGCGCCACGGTCGGGCAGCTGGACAGCGGAGGCTGCTTGGAGCTCGCCCTGGCCTACCAGGATCTCGTACACACCAAGGGGATTCCCCGTGACTCGCACTGA